A window from Syntrophorhabdus sp. encodes these proteins:
- the fsa gene encoding fructose-6-phosphate aldolase, whose amino-acid sequence MKFFIDTANIGEIRKGMEMGLVDGVTTNPSLLAKEKKDPDAVLREILQTVTGPVSLEVISTTAEGMCEEARKLAALGENAVIKIPMTEQGIRAVRTLTDEGIKTNVTLIFQPVQALIAAKAGATFVSPFIGRLDDISQRGMEIVENIVTIFYNYAFETEVIVASIRNPMHVLDAALVGADIATIPFNVLKQLMNHPLTDIGLQKFLKDWEGIKK is encoded by the coding sequence ATGAAATTCTTCATAGATACGGCAAATATCGGCGAGATCAGAAAGGGTATGGAGATGGGGCTCGTCGACGGTGTGACCACCAATCCGTCACTTCTCGCAAAAGAGAAAAAGGACCCCGACGCCGTGCTCCGCGAGATACTTCAGACCGTTACCGGGCCCGTCAGCCTGGAGGTCATATCGACCACGGCGGAAGGCATGTGCGAGGAGGCGCGGAAACTCGCCGCCCTGGGGGAGAACGCCGTCATTAAGATACCCATGACAGAACAGGGTATCCGGGCTGTCAGGACGCTGACGGACGAGGGTATCAAGACCAACGTGACCCTCATCTTTCAACCCGTTCAGGCTCTCATTGCCGCGAAGGCGGGCGCCACGTTCGTGAGCCCCTTCATCGGCAGGCTCGACGATATCTCCCAGAGGGGCATGGAGATAGTCGAGAACATCGTTACCATATTTTATAATTATGCCTTTGAGACGGAGGTCATCGTCGCGAGCATCCGCAATCCCATGCATGTCCTCGACGCGGCCCTTGTCGGCGCCGATATCGCCACCATACCCTTCAACGTCCTCAAGCAGCTCATGAACCATCCCCTGACGGACATCGGTCTGCAGAAATTCCTCAAGGACTGGGAGGGCATCAAGAAATAG
- a CDS encoding TrpB-like pyridoxal phosphate-dependent enzyme — MEKKIFLSEKDMPRAWYNIQADLETPLPPPLNPETGEPVTPDMLEAIFPMNLIEQEVSTERFIDIPEEVMERLLMWRPTPLTRATGLEKFLGTPAHIYYKNEGVSPPGSHKPNTAIAQVYYNKEAGIKRLTTETGAGQWGSALAFACNQFGIELKIYMVRVSFNQKPYRRVMMEAWGGKCVPSPSPDTKAGRTFLEGNPDHPGSLGMAISEAIEDAVTSQNTKYSLGSVLNHVLLHQSVIGLEAQRQLELAGEYPDVVVGCAGGGSNFAGIAFPFIRDKIHGKEIRIVASEPTSCPTLTRGRYVYDFGDTAGMTPLLPMYSIGHGFVPAPIHAGGLRYHGMAPLVSKVFADGLIEARAYNQIETFSAGVIFARTEGFIPAPETNHAIACVIDEARRAKEEGRERVILMNFSGHGIIDLPSYDAFMSGKLQDYAMPDNEITELLRSLEKYPKLK, encoded by the coding sequence ATGGAGAAGAAAATATTCCTTAGTGAAAAGGACATGCCGCGGGCCTGGTACAATATTCAGGCCGATCTCGAGACACCCCTGCCCCCGCCGCTCAACCCGGAAACGGGGGAACCCGTGACGCCGGACATGCTCGAGGCCATCTTTCCGATGAACCTCATCGAGCAGGAGGTGAGCACCGAGAGGTTCATCGACATTCCCGAGGAGGTCATGGAAAGACTCCTCATGTGGAGGCCGACGCCGCTCACCCGGGCAACGGGGCTCGAAAAGTTCCTCGGGACGCCCGCCCACATCTATTACAAGAACGAAGGGGTCAGCCCCCCGGGAAGCCACAAGCCGAACACGGCCATCGCCCAGGTGTACTATAACAAGGAGGCCGGCATCAAGAGGCTGACGACGGAGACGGGCGCAGGACAGTGGGGGAGCGCCCTTGCCTTTGCCTGCAACCAGTTCGGCATCGAGCTGAAGATCTACATGGTTCGGGTGAGCTTCAACCAGAAACCGTACAGGCGCGTCATGATGGAGGCCTGGGGAGGGAAGTGCGTGCCCAGTCCGAGCCCCGATACGAAAGCCGGGCGCACGTTCCTCGAAGGGAACCCGGACCATCCGGGGAGCCTCGGAATGGCGATCAGCGAGGCCATCGAGGACGCCGTGACCTCGCAGAACACGAAATACTCCCTGGGTAGCGTCCTCAATCATGTCCTTCTCCACCAGTCAGTGATCGGCCTGGAGGCGCAGCGGCAGCTCGAGCTCGCGGGAGAGTACCCCGATGTTGTCGTTGGGTGCGCGGGCGGCGGCAGTAACTTCGCAGGCATCGCCTTTCCTTTCATTCGCGACAAGATCCACGGAAAGGAGATACGGATCGTGGCCTCCGAACCCACCTCCTGCCCGACGCTTACCCGGGGCCGGTATGTCTACGATTTCGGGGACACCGCGGGGATGACGCCGCTTCTGCCCATGTACTCCATCGGGCACGGTTTCGTTCCCGCCCCGATACACGCGGGAGGCCTGCGTTATCACGGCATGGCCCCGCTTGTCAGCAAGGTCTTCGCCGACGGCCTCATCGAGGCGCGGGCGTATAACCAGATCGAGACGTTCTCGGCGGGTGTCATCTTTGCCCGGACGGAGGGGTTCATTCCGGCGCCCGAGACGAACCACGCCATAGCATGCGTCATCGACGAGGCGAGAAGGGCGAAGGAAGAGGGCAGGGAAAGGGTCATCCTCATGAACTTCAGCGGCCACGGCATCATAGACCTGCCTTCCTATGACGCCTTCATGTCGGGCAAGCTCCAGGATTACGCGATGCCCGACAACGAGATAACGGAACTCCTCCGCAGCCTGGAGAAGTATCCGAAACTGAAATGA
- a CDS encoding pyridoxal phosphate-dependent aminotransferase, which produces MLLSDRVMQMRPSGVRKIFDLAQKVKNPINLSIGEPDFDIPDVVKDEGIKWIQKGFNKYTPSGGIPELREKVLGHLRGKGIICEDAIITAGVTGGLLLALMTTLNPGDEVIIPDPYFVLYEYQVLLLGGRPVFFDTYPDFTIREEELRRAITDRTRVILINSPNNPTGMVNSREELEMVARVAREKDLLVFSDDIYDRFVFDEEEGEKPYLGKMYEKTLTFGGFSKTWGMTGWRLGYVAGPSEIIQCMITMQQYAFSSVTSFAQKAALVALDEGMDDMIAGYRKKRDLIYNGLKDKYNVVKPKGAFFIFPEIPGGNAMAFVERALENNLFIIPGSVFSARDTHVRISFAATEENLLKGIDVLRRMA; this is translated from the coding sequence ATGCTGCTTTCCGACAGGGTCATGCAGATGCGGCCATCGGGGGTGCGAAAGATCTTCGACCTGGCGCAAAAAGTGAAGAACCCCATCAACCTCAGCATCGGGGAACCTGATTTCGATATTCCCGATGTGGTGAAGGATGAAGGGATAAAGTGGATACAGAAGGGGTTCAACAAGTACACGCCCTCGGGAGGGATCCCGGAGCTCCGCGAAAAGGTCCTCGGTCATCTCAGGGGAAAGGGGATAATCTGCGAGGACGCCATCATCACGGCGGGGGTGACGGGGGGTCTTCTTCTGGCCCTCATGACGACGCTCAACCCCGGTGACGAGGTCATCATCCCCGACCCCTACTTCGTTCTCTACGAATACCAGGTCCTGCTGCTGGGAGGGCGGCCCGTCTTCTTCGACACCTATCCCGATTTCACGATCAGGGAGGAGGAGCTGCGCCGGGCAATAACGGACAGGACGAGGGTCATCCTCATCAACAGCCCCAACAATCCGACGGGCATGGTCAATTCCCGGGAAGAGCTGGAAATGGTGGCGAGGGTGGCGCGCGAGAAGGACCTCCTCGTCTTCTCCGACGATATCTACGACCGCTTCGTCTTTGATGAAGAGGAGGGGGAGAAGCCGTACCTGGGCAAAATGTACGAAAAGACGCTCACCTTCGGCGGCTTCTCGAAGACCTGGGGGATGACGGGTTGGCGCCTGGGGTACGTGGCGGGGCCGAGCGAGATCATTCAGTGTATGATAACGATGCAGCAATACGCCTTCTCGAGCGTCACGTCCTTCGCGCAAAAGGCGGCCCTCGTTGCCCTCGACGAGGGCATGGACGACATGATCGCCGGGTACCGTAAGAAACGGGACCTCATTTACAACGGGCTCAAGGACAAGTACAATGTGGTTAAGCCGAAGGGGGCCTTCTTCATCTTTCCCGAGATTCCCGGCGGCAACGCCATGGCATTCGTGGAAAGGGCATTGGAGAACAATCTCTTCATCATACCGGGCAGTGTTTTTTCGGCAAGGGACACTCATGTGCGCATCTCTTTCGCAGCCACCGAGGAGAACCTCCTCAAGGGAATCGACGTACTGAGAAGAATGGCGTAA